The bacterium nucleotide sequence GCTGCGCAGCACCGGCTACGGCCTGAAGTTCGTGCTCGTCTTCGGCATGGGCTCGCTGGCGGTCAAGCTGGTCGGCGACTGGGAGCGGGCCGGTGGCCTGGCGACGGTGTTCCCCCGCCTCGCGCTGTTCATCTTCGGCCTGCTGGCGAGCGTGATCGTGCTGACCCTCTTCACGCGCCGCGAAGCGATCCGCAACCGGAACTGAACCCCTCCACGTCGATGGGCACCAAGGTAAAGGCCCCGCTTGCGCGGGGCCCCGGAATCGTCGTTCTGTGCGGCGGGGAACTCAGTCGGCCATCGTGATGGCTTCGGTCGGGCAAGCCTCCAGGCACGCTTCGCAGTCGGTGCACGTGTCGGGGTCGACCTTCGCGACGCCGTCGCCGGTCATGGCGATGGCCTCGGTCGGGCAGGCCTCGATGCAGGACTCGCACCCGGTGCACTCGTCGGGGTTCACAAAAGCAGGCATGGGTGACTCCTTGGTCAGGGAAAACGCCCGGGTCCGGAAACGCCGGCAGGTGTGTACTCAAGGGGCAAAATTGTCCGGGGCGACGATCTTGTCAATCATTGATTCCTCAGTTTCGATATTGAAAGCTACGGTCAACAGGGCGGGGGCACAGGAGCGTCAGAAGGATCGGCGGGTCGCCCTCGCCGCGGCCAGGACGGCCGCCCCGGCCAGCAGGGCCAGGTCGCGCAGCAGCAGCGAAAGGCCCACGGTGTGGGCGTCCTCGGTGCCGAAGCAGCCGCAGGAGATGTCCAGGCCGCGCGCCATGGCCGAACCGATGGCGGCCATGAACATCACCAGCATCAGGATCACCAGCCAAGCGGCGCCGCGGCGGGCGAGGCCGAGGATCATTGCCCCTCCGGCCACGAATTCCAGCCAGGGCATCAGCATGGCCATCGGGTGCAGCAGCCAGGCCGGCGCCAGCCGGTAGTGGGCGATGGACTGCGCGAAACCCGCGGGGTCGAGGATCTTGTCGAACGATGCGTAGACGAAGGTGCCGCCCACCAGGAAGCGCAGCAGCAGGTCCATCCAGTCGGGGATCGTCCGGAAGCGGCTGCCGGTGGCGACGCCGACGGCGGCGGGGTCAGTCATGCCCGGCCCCCCCGTCTTCGGCTTGGATCTCGGCGTCGGTCTGGAGCTCGCCGCCGGCCTGCTCCCAACCGTCGAGCGATCCCTGCAGCAGGTGGATGTCCGTGAACCCGCGCTCCCGCAGGCGGCCGGCCACGGCGGCGGCGACCAGCAGGTTGCCGTCGCCGTAGACCAGCAGCGGGTCGGCGGGGGAGAGGAAGTCGAAGACCTCCCGCAGGTCGTCGTCGAAGGTCTCCTGCCCCAGGGCGAAGGAGCCGGGGATGCGGCGCGCCGGCGCGCCGGCGCGCGTGTCCACCGGGACGCAGGCGTTGTCCAGGAAGAGGGCCACCGCTTCGGCGGCCGACATGATGGGGAAGCCCAGGTCGAGTTCGTAGGCGGCCAGATCGGCGCGCAGCGGCAGGCGCGGCGTGCGCACCGCCCAGCTCAACCCCGCGGCGGCCAGGGACAGGGCCAGCAACAGCGCGGCTTCGCGCAGGGGGCGCGCGCGCGCGAACGGCTGGATCCCGGGTGCGCTCTCGGCCACGACGCTCCTACATCTTGAGCATGTACTTGACGGTGGCCTTGAGCTCCGGCGCGCTCTTCGAGTCGGTCCGCACGAGCAGGGTGCCGTTGAAGCGGCCCTTCGCGGCGATGGCGGCGGGGTCGCTGGTCGCCAGGGGCAAGCCTTCGACCTCGATCGTCGTCTCGCCGGAATCTGCATTGCGGGTGATGGAGGTCACCTTGAAGCCGGGCAGGTCGATCGTCGCTTCCTTGACGTTCACGACCGCGCCGCTCTGGGGCCGCAGGATGAAACGGCGCGTCATCTTCGAGTTGGGGGCGGCGTAGCGGAAGTTGACCTCTTCGGGCAGGAGCACCACGGGCGCCAGGACCGCGCCGGAGACCGAGATGTCGATCTGGGAGCGCTGCGGCACGTTCGTGTGGAAGGTGACGAGCTCGCGGATCTGGCCCGTGGGGGCGTCCTTGCGCAGGCGGATCGTGGCGCGCTTCGCGTTCGCCGTGGCGCCCGGCGTCACTTCGATCGTGAACAGGTCGGCCCGCGTCTTGATGACTTCGATGCTCAACGTCGGCAGGTCGGGGGTGCTGAACTCGACGACCTGCTCGGCGCCCTGCCCCAGCGGCACCCGCCCGAAGGTGACCGCCTTGTCGACGGGCAGCACGGCCAGCGGCGCGTGCACCTCGGCCAGGATCGGGATCTCGATGATGGTGCGGACCGGGTCGTTGGTCTGGACCGTCACGAGCTTGTGCTGGG carries:
- a CDS encoding 4Fe-4S binding protein gives rise to the protein MPAFVNPDECTGCESCIEACPTEAIAMTGDGVAKVDPDTCTDCEACLEACPTEAITMAD
- a CDS encoding MauE/DoxX family redox-associated membrane protein, producing MTDPAAVGVATGSRFRTIPDWMDLLLRFLVGGTFVYASFDKILDPAGFAQSIAHYRLAPAWLLHPMAMLMPWLEFVAGGAMILGLARRGAAWLVILMLVMFMAAIGSAMARGLDISCGCFGTEDAHTVGLSLLLRDLALLAGAAVLAAARATRRSF
- a CDS encoding rhodanese-like domain-containing protein — encoded protein: MAESAPGIQPFARARPLREAALLLALSLAAAGLSWAVRTPRLPLRADLAAYELDLGFPIMSAAEAVALFLDNACVPVDTRAGAPARRIPGSFALGQETFDDDLREVFDFLSPADPLLVYGDGNLLVAAAVAGRLRERGFTDIHLLQGSLDGWEQAGGELQTDAEIQAEDGGAGHD
- a CDS encoding DUF1573 domain-containing protein, whose product is MTTIRRLPLRRLAGLALLAVLPAVFSTVFATVAHASAKVSIMPPEIDFGRLEQNEARTASLVVRNDGDMVLDIINVESTCGCTVAKPGRNSLSPGESTTIEVTFSSKDFQGPQHKLVTVQTNDPVRTIIEIPILAEVHAPLAVLPVDKAVTFGRVPLGQGAEQVVEFSTPDLPTLSIEVIKTRADLFTIEVTPGATANAKRATIRLRKDAPTGQIRELVTFHTNVPQRSQIDISVSGAVLAPVVLLPEEVNFRYAAPNSKMTRRFILRPQSGAVVNVKEATIDLPGFKVTSITRNADSGETTIEVEGLPLATSDPAAIAAKGRFNGTLLVRTDSKSAPELKATVKYMLKM